In Candidatus Thermoplasmatota archaeon, the sequence TTTTAGGGAGTAACCGCCCTTTCTAAACTCCTCAAGTTCCATCGCGAACATCGTGGGCACGCCAAAATTCATCGTGCACTCATATTTCTGCATCAAGTGCAATGCTTCTCCTGCATCAAAAATATCCTGGAGAACTATACTGCTTCCGAAAGCGAGGGGCGTCAGGCACCCCAGAACCAGACCGAAGGAATGGAATATAGGGAGAGGAATAAAGTATCTGTCATCTGGCGTGACTTCCATAATTTCCCCAGTAACAACTGCATTCGTGCAGACATTTTTATGGGTGAGCATCACTCCTTTTGGCTTGCCTGTTGTACCGGACGTATAAAGAATCTGGGAAATATCGTTTTCCTCAACTCCGTTTACAAAATCGGAGATATCGTTACCCTTTCCATAAGAAATAAATTTGCTGAATGGAATGCTTTTTACATTCATGTCAATGTCGTCCTTTCCGTCCACAATAATCGCATATTCGAGCTTTTCCAGTTCGGGAATTATCCTGTTAAGCATGTCAAGATAATCCACTTTCAAGAACTTGGGAACCATGAATATTGTCCTTGCATCAGAATTTTTCAGTATATACGATGCTTCGTTTGTGCGGTATCGCGTATTCATCGGAACCATGACAGCACCTATGGCCGTTATCCCGAAATATACTGGAAGGTAACTATCATTGTTGGGCATCCACACGGCGATGTGATCACCTTTTTTCATTCCCAAAGAAAGAAGGGATAATGCAATTTTCTCTGCCTCTTCCTTCAACTGATTGTACGTTAACTTTTTTCCCTTAAAAATAACCGCAGGCTTATCACCGTACCTCATAGCGCCTCTTTCCAGCAAATCATGCAGTATCATCTTTCCTGAATCTACTTTCCTTTTTAATATTTTTATGGTTTTTGGGGCGGAAGGATATAATTTCATAGTAGAGTTGTTCCACTGATGAACTGTTGAATTCTTCTATTTCCGAAAGAATTTTCTTCATCTCCTCACCGCATCCGAGAAAGGTAACATCCAGCCCCCTCTGGGCGGCGTCCACGGTTGCACTGCTGGAAGCGAATTCGAAATCACATTTCTTGCCAATTTTTTTTAGGGCCGCTTTTGCTATCACATCGGCTGCCCCTATCTTATCGGGCTTTATTTTTTCAATGGCCTTTTTCAGCCCTTCGATTATGAATGCCCGCGTTCCCCCTTCATCGGACGAGGGCAATTCGATAAGGTAAATTTTTCCCATCTTGTGTTCAACTATGCCATCCATATTTTTTATGGAAACGTCCTCCTCTTTCTTGGCATCGTTCATTGCTATGCCGGTGGAAGGTGAGTTTCGTCCACTATAGGCAACCAGATCACCATTCTCCATGAAAAGCCCGATTTTTTCCCCTTTTCTGATATTGTTTCCCGCAATAGCCACACCGCTTTCTATTATATCCAGCTTTTGTATGCCCGTTTCCAGAAATTTTTTAAGTTCGAGGAGTTGGGAATGAAGGAACTGTGTTCCCTCCATCGTTGCCTTGTATTCCCCACTAATGATTTGTACGAGCCCTTCTTCCTTCATTTTTTTGAGGTAATCCGACACCGCCTGCTTTGTAATTCCTATCTTTTCTGCAATCGGTAATAGGCGGGAGTAATGACCTCTTGCCACTTCCAGCAGAATGAGAAGCTGTGTGGAAAGGGATTTATCTCTCAGCAGTTTCATACTTTTCAATGCAAAGAAGTGTATTAAATTTTGCTATGCTGTTGAACGAAAATGGATTACTTTTACGAGCACAAAACATAAGAATGAGCCAAGTTAATGGTGTACACATCTATTTCATCTGTGGCTACACTTCCTGCATTTCCATAATATGCTCCTGCTGTGATGCTATGCTGTACATCTCAAATCATTCTGCAGAGAAACTGCCCCATTTTTGTTGGTATGGTAAGAAATAAATAACTACAAAAGGCAAATGGATTTGCTAAGAACCTAATTTTCTTCTTTTTATGGAAAAAAATGGCAGATATTATAATGATTAGAACTATAAACTCAAATCCTGGGGTTTTATTTTTCTTCTCGGTCTCTATTTGTTCCATTAATGGATAGTTATCTTTGCTGAATTCTCCAATAGTGTAAGGGATGTCTCCAACGCCATCACTGTTTTCGTCAATGCCGCTATAATTGC encodes:
- a CDS encoding long-chain-fatty-acid--CoA ligase, which codes for MILHDLLERGAMRYGDKPAVIFKGKKLTYNQLKEEAEKIALSLLSLGMKKGDHIAVWMPNNDSYLPVYFGITAIGAVMVPMNTRYRTNEASYILKNSDARTIFMVPKFLKVDYLDMLNRIIPELEKLEYAIIVDGKDDIDMNVKSIPFSKFISYGKGNDISDFVNGVEENDISQILYTSGTTGKPKGVMLTHKNVCTNAVVTGEIMEVTPDDRYFIPLPIFHSFGLVLGCLTPLAFGSSIVLQDIFDAGEALHLMQKYECTMNFGVPTMFAMELEEFRKGGYSLKLRSGMMGGAPCPVEVVKGVRAEMGCDVCIGYGITETSPLISLTRYDDDNARRTESVGKPLPGVDVKVVDEARKELPHGSIGEIAVRGNVMKGYYKMPEETKKAVDGEGWYYSGDLGKIDEHGYVYITGRKKDMIVVGGFNVYPREVEELLFVHPKVKNVAAVGVPDNKLGEAVKVFVIPDGEVKEEEIKEFCKQSIANFKVPKYVEFIDEFPITASGKIQKYKLREKHGSSKQ
- a CDS encoding winged helix-turn-helix transcriptional regulator, yielding MKLLRDKSLSTQLLILLEVARGHYSRLLPIAEKIGITKQAVSDYLKKMKEEGLVQIISGEYKATMEGTQFLHSQLLELKKFLETGIQKLDIIESGVAIAGNNIRKGEKIGLFMENGDLVAYSGRNSPSTGIAMNDAKKEEDVSIKNMDGIVEHKMGKIYLIELPSSDEGGTRAFIIEGLKKAIEKIKPDKIGAADVIAKAALKKIGKKCDFEFASSSATVDAAQRGLDVTFLGCGEEMKKILSEIEEFNSSSVEQLYYEIISFRPKNHKNIKKESRFRKDDTA